A segment of the Bacillus licheniformis DSM 13 = ATCC 14580 genome:
TGAATTGGATCGGGAGAGTGAGCCTGCAATTAACAAAAAATCTTCATTAATCGACTTGGCAAGCGCTGCAGCAGAGGAATTAAAACAATCCCAGCATGCCGCTGACAAACATCCGCCTATCAAGACCCCATCTCATACTATTTTCCAATCAAAAACAACCATACAGCGTGAGGCTGCCATAAACATTTTAAGCCGCTATGAAGAGGGCTTGAAAGGCATTAAGCTCAAAACTGAAATCGAGAAAGAAACCGGCTTTCCGATTAAAAACATGACGACATTTATGAAGAGCTTAATGAAACATCGCCCAGATATTAAAAAGCCTGCCCGCGGCCATTATATTTTGCATAAAGAAAAAGACCTTTGAGGTTTTCGTCATTATTCCAGATTCATATTGTCATAAATCAGAGCGGAATCTTTAAAAATTGAAACCAAACAGCACCTATATCGTATATTTAGCTAAAACTAATGCAAGGGTGTTCTACATGTTGGATAAAAAGAAATACTTCATGATTATGGTACCGGCTTTAATTTTAGGGTTTTTATTTCAATTTTTTGTTCCCTCAGAACAAAGGTACTTGGGGATTGTGTTTATTTTAGCAGGCGGGGTGATTTATTATCTTTGGGTGCATATCGAAAAGGACAAACAGAAAGATTGAGCTCATCCTTTGAGTTGGAATCCACTAAAAAAACGTCTGTTAAGACGTTTTTTTAGTGATATCCATTGTTAGCCAACCTGCTGGGCGGCAACCGACTGAGCCGGTAAACAAATGCTCAAACAGCCGTTTCTCCCAGATTTTATCGATCTTTTAACTTTAAGGCGTAAGCTTTGAACTGTTAAGAGCTTTGATGCTTAAGCTTTAAACGCTGAACGCTGAGCTTTGAGCTTTTATCTCAATATGGGCACAGCGTCTCTTTGGCTGTGCTGATGATATAAAAGGAGGGAGTAACCTTTCCCTCGGAAGGTGTTTAGTTTGATCGGTTTTCGGTTGACTAACAATCGGCCGTCAATCGATGGTGATTTTGGTGAGTGTATTGCTCTCGGACAATGCAAAGTCAACTTCCATTTCAAAGTCCTCGATCTTTTTTGATAAGCAATCGATCTTCTCTTTTAGATTCAGCGGATCGATGATTTTTGCTTCATTTTCTGCGAGGAAAGATTTGACGATTTCCTGGTTTTCAGCCGCTTTTACTTTGCCGTCTTTTCCGAAAAGTGTCTCGAGATGCTTGTCCAGTCTTTCCGTTACTTTTTGATTGACGTTCTCGGCTTCGCCGACTAAATCAGCGTACACTTCCTTCAGTTTATCCAAAAGCTGAATGTCGTAGCTGATAGAGGTTTTTCTTTCGATGGCTTCAGCTACGGTCATCTTGACTCCGGCCACTTCGATTTTGGTCGTCGCGTTGGATACAACAATGGCAGACTTAATGGCATTTCGCCTTTTGATTAAGGCTTCGATTGATTGGTAATCGGCTTTCGCTCTGGATTCCAAGTCTTCGGTTGTCCGAAATCCGTTTGGCAGTTTTTTTCCGATCATCAAGCCTCCGAATGTGGCTTCATTTACGGCCCGCTTGATTCTTTTATCCAACATTTTGAGTTCGCTTAGTGCTCTGGTGATCGTAAGTTCCATTCTATAGCCCCTTTGTGTTTTTTATATTGAAAAGGTAAAATGCCTTTATTTACTCATAAGAGTAATCATTATATCATATTTATTTTCCAAGTGTTATATTTTGAGTATATATTTTCATATTGTATAATAGTCCAAAAAGATTAATAGAAATCTATAGGAGGTCTAACCGTTTGCGATTTCATTGTTACGATGAACATTGCATTTCCCTTGAAGCAGAACAGGGAGATCAGCAAAAAATTTAATATGCTCGACAATGAGGTCTGGTATCAAAATATCGCCAACCGACTGGGAACCTTTCAGTAAGGCGCTTTATCGCGCAATCGGATGCTGAAAGGATCTTAAACGGTCATGAAGAAACCAGTAAGTTCCGGATTGAATGATGACAAGAGCTTTTAGCAAAAGAAAAGCTATGCTGAGTACTTTCCTTAATTCCTATTGTTTGTCTTTGTTCGTTTCACTGCAAAACATACAGCGAGGACGGCTGCGATAAGGGAGGCAGCTCCGCATGCCAGCTTGATCAGCGGTTTCAACAATATCAACTCCATCTGTTTCGGTATATGTGTAAATTATAAAAGGGATTCATATCCAAAGACAGCTTATGATTAAGATTTTAAAGAAATTTTAAGGAAATAAGTCCTGTGCCGACCGGTTGACAATGAAAAGCCGATCATCTAAAATGAATGATAGTCATTCATTTTTAGGGAGGTCTGCATATGTCAAAGCAAACGTCCGGGAAATATGAAAAGATTTTGCAGGCGGCCATTGAAGTCATTTCTGAAAAAGGGCTTGATAAGGCGTCGATTTCAGATATCGTGAAAAAGGCGGGTACTGCGCAAGGCACTTTTTATCTTTATTTCTCATCCAAAAATGCGCTGATTCCAGCGATCGCGGAAAATCTTCTGACACATTCTTTGGACCATATTAAGAGCAAGGTCGACGGAACCATGTCTTTCTGGACCGCCTTGGATATCATGATCGATGAGACGTTCAACATGACGGAACTTCATCAGGATATTATCGTTCTTTGCTACTCAGGTCTTGCCTTTGACCATTCGATGGAAAAATGGGAGGCAATCTATCAGCCTTATTATTCCTGGCTTGAAGGACTTATTGAAAAAGCAGTTGAGAAAAACGAGGTCATTCCGGCCATTAATGTGCGCTGGACGGCCCGAACGATTATCAACTTTGTCGAAAACACAGCGGAACGTTATTACATCGGGGCGGAAAACGACGAAGAGCTCAGTGTGTTCAAAAAAGAAATATTTACTTTTCTGAAGAGAAGCATAGGAACCAAGTAAAAAATGACCGGCTGCAGCTGTTCATTTTTTATCGGACTAAAAAATGACTGACGTTCATTCACAATAGGAAGGGTGTTATCATTGAGTTGGCTCCTCGTAATTGCTGCGGGTTTTTTGGAAGTGGTGTGGGCCTCAGGTCTTAAACATGCGGATTCATTCGTCGATTGGCTGATGATCTTTGTACTGATCGCGGTAAGCTTTATTATGCTGATACGATCTTACAGGAACATTCCGATGGCGTCGGCTTATACCGTATTTGTCGGGATCGGAACGGCCGGCACATATGTGACGGGTATTTTTATGGGCGAGACCTTTTCAGGAGGGCAAATATTCTTTTTGATCGTGCTGTTGGGAGGCATTATTGGCATGAAGATGTTTACAAAAGAGAACAATGCCCAGTCAGGAGGTGATGAATGATGCCATGGATGTTTTTAGTGATTTCCGGAATCGAAGAGGTTATTGCCGCCATCGCTATGAAATATGTAGACGGCACAAGAAAAAAATGGCCGATTATCGTCATGGTGTTGGGGTTTGGCTTGTCTTTTTTCTGCCTTTCAAAAGCAATGCAGATGCTATCAGCCGGTGTTGCATATGCCGTATGGACCGGAATCGGCAGCATCGGCATTACGGCAGTCAGTTTATTTTGGTTTAAGGAGCGTATTCGTGCTCCGCAGCTCATCTCGCTTGGCTTTATTATAATCGGGGTGATCGGCCTGCGCCTTACATCATCTTAAATTTTAATTTGCATTGGAGGTTGCTGATATGATTAATCAGCTTAAATTGCGTCCGCTTGAAAGAGAAGACCTTCCGTTTGTCCACCGTCTTAACAACGATGCGAAAATTATGTCATATTGGTTTGAAGAACCGTACGAGACTTTTGTTGAGCTGCAGGATTTATTTGACAAACACATTCACGACCAAAGCGAGCGGCGCTTTATCATAGAGAAAGAGACTGAGATGATCGGATTGGTAGAGCTGGTCGAAATTGATTATATTCACAGGCGGGCGGAGTTTCAAATCATAATTGATCCCGAGCATCAAGGGAACGGTTATTCGTCAAGCGCAACATATTTGGCAATGAACTACGCATTTTCCGTCTTGAACTTGCACAAATTGTATTTGATCGTCGACGAAGATAATGCAAAAGCGATTCACTTGTATAAAAAGGCAGGGTTCACTATCGAGAGCGAGCTGCAGGATGAATTTTTCGTCGACGGCTATTATCGTAACGCCATTAGAATGTGCATTTTTCAGGATGAGTTTTTATCACTTAAAAAAAGCAAAGAGGAAGGCATGCAGGGATAAATAAAAGAGATGGCGGCGCCATCTCCTGCATGCTTTTTTAATTTTTCACACCTAATTGCTCTTTGGCTTTGGCGGGAATATCGTCTTTGTCAACCTCTTCCCATGACTTCACGCCTTTGTTTTCAGAATAGAAAAGCCTCAAAAACGCGCCTATGCGAAGGTTTTTATCAGCTGTGAATTCCATTGTTTTTTCTTGACCGTCTTCATCAAAACCGGCCAGTTCATATTTGAAGACGGAGTATTCCTCGCCGTCGTCAAATTTCGACGTGTCTTCCTCCCCGTTTCCAGTAATGTGAACATAATATTCGTCCGTCCCCACACGGTTTAAGTTACATCCGCTTAAAAATGCGGCAAATATGATCATCAGGCTGATCCATGGAATATGGTTTTTCACTTTTTCTCCTCATTTATGTTTCTGTCTAAAATGATAAGATTCATTGTCTGATAAAAAAATTGAATAACGTGACATGAACATTACACTTTTGTAAGGGATCGTTTTAGCACACGCAGGCAAATTAAATTTCAATATCCTTTTTATTCAATAAAGTTTATAATATGGAAAAAAGGAGGGGCGCCAATGAAAAAAATCGTATGTTTGATGGTGTTTTCAATCATGACGGCCTTCGGTATTCACATCCAGCCTGCTGAAGCTGCGGTTATAAAAGATGAGAAAAAGATGACCATGACAATGACTGAAGATCATGTGGGATTTTTTATGGCGGACAGCACCAATGTAAATTACTACCCGACATGGCTGTATTACAAGCTTACGATTTTTAACGCGGAAGGCTGCACACTCAACATCAAGCTGCAGAGAATCACGTTAACAGGACATGCGGTCACTTTAAGCGAGAAAGAGTATACGGGAAATCATCTTCATTTAAGTGCTGCAGATAAAGTGAGCGGGTCGCCGCACCGAAATCATTTCTTGGATATCACAAAAGTGTCGGGGTGCGGGGATGTTGGAATCACAGGTTTTTACGGCTTTGAGCACCAAATGCCGGGCTACTAATTGATATAGAAAGCGCGGGAGGGGACTTTTCCAGAGTCCTTTTTTCATATCATCGCAAAAAATGCTAAATATCAGGAGAAAAAACAAACGCTGCTTTTATTGAGAGGCGCCATCCTCTTGCTGCTATGTTCTGCGGCTGGTTATGCTCTTTATCAGCATGTTGCCGGAGGCCGGAATGAACAGGCAGGCGCCGTCCTTCATCAGCAGGCATTACATTTTAAATTATCGACTTTAGAGGGCGGTGACATCGAACTGAAAAAATGACGGGGAAAGGCGGTGCTTGTCAACTTTTGGGGGGCTTTTTGTACACCGTGCAAAGAGGAGATGCCCGTCATGCAAAAAGCTTATGACCGTTTTAAAGGAGACGGTTTTGAAATCATCGCTGTCAATGTGCGTGAATCGAAAGGTGCGGTAAAGAGCTTTGTCGACCGCCATGGCTTAACTTTTCCGGTCGCTTTGGATCAATCGGCTGAAGTTTACCGTTCTTGGGAAATGTATTATTTGCCTGCAAGTATATTCATTAATCGGGAAGGGAGAGCGTAGCGAATGTATGTCGGAGGAATGTCTGAGCGGCAAGTTGATATGTGGGTTGCAGACATTCTTAGCGATTCATAGAAACTCATTCAAAAGGCATAGACAAACACCTATTGTTCTTATCGTTCATAAGGTAGCTCAGGAGAGGAGCGATCTTATGTTTTTTCATATTAAAGAACTACAGTATCACGCAAAGCCTGATAAACCCGATCCATTATTTGCGAAAAAGCTGCAAGAGATACTTGGAGGACAGTTCGGGGAAATATCAGTAGCTCTGCAGTATCTTTTCCAAGGATGGAGTGTCAGGGGCAATGGCAAGTACAAAGATCTGCTGATGGATACAGGAGCTGAAGAGCTTGCCCATATCGAGATGCTGGCGACGATGATCGCAAGGCTTTTGGACGGTGCGCCGGTCGGTGATCTTGAAAAAGCGGCAAAAGATCCTGTGATCGGTGCCATTCTGGGAGGGATGAATCCGCAGCATGCCATCGTATCAGGATTAGGGGCGATGCCGGCCGACAGTGTGGGAAACCGCTGGACCGCCGATTATATTATCGCAAGCGGAAATTTGCTTGCCGACTTTCGGGCAAATTTAAACGCGGAATCACAGGGGCGCCTGCAGGCCGTCCGCCTTTATGAAGAGACGACGGACCGCGGTGTTAAAGATATGCTCTCCTGGCTGATTGCAAGGGATACGATGCATCAAAACCAGTGGCTTGCAGCCATCAAAGAACTGGAAGCGAAAGAAAATGTCGTCGTCCCAAGTACGTTTCCGCGCAATCTGGAAAAAAGGGAAGTCTCCCATGTATTATTTAATTTTTCAAGAGGCAACGAGAGCGCTGCAGGCAGATGGGCGAAGGGACCGAGCATGGATGGAGAAGGCGTTTTTCAGTATGTTGAGCATCCTCAGCCCCTTGCGAAAAAACCGGTGTTAAGACCTGCGCCTCCATATATTCATGATACGCCGCCATCAGTTATTCAACATCACCGGGATGATGTACTGCCTCCGAATCTTTATTGAACCGCTTTATTTTTCCTATGATCATATTTCGGGCTTGCAGCGAATAGCCATATTGAAGAATGGTATTTAAAGGGAGGCGCAAGCTTGAAAACTTATAAGGAAACGGCCGTTTTCGAACATACCTTTTGGCTTCAGGTTTTAGGTGATCATGCGCGTTTTATTTTGGACTCTCTCGCCGAAAGGGAAAAAAACGATATTCAAAAGGCGAAGCAGTTCAAGCAAGCGTTTGATGTTTTGCTGAAAAAAGTGAACGCTTCGCCTGATTTGTATTCATTAACGCTTGAAGCTGAAGAATATGCTCTTCAGTTCAGGAAATTTAAACTCTTCATCATTAAAAGGCACCTGACAGGCGATATTAAAATTCACCTTTCTCCAACTTTTATCAACCATATGGTAAATGAACTGGAGGAACATTTGCTTGTGCTAAAATACTTGAAAAAGCGGGAAGCGCCGCCTGTTTTCCACGAGCTGCACCACCATATGCTGTGGCTGATGGATGCCGCCGGACATGCCGGCGCGATTGCCGATGACTTGGATGCGGTTGAAAAACGATTGAAAGAAAAGAGCCGGGAGTTTGTCAAACACTTTGAACAGTTCTACATTAAATCCGTTGAATTGACGGGATATCTCAGAGCGAATGTTGAATCTTTTCCCGCTCTCAGAAGGATGAACAAAGACGTGAAGCTTGAGATCGAACTGTTCCGTACATTTTTGAAAGAAGTGGAGGAATTGGAGCTTACAGATCAGATGCTCGGTACGTTCTCCGCACTGATGGCAGACCATATGATGAGGGAAGAATGCTATTATTTAATGAAAATCGCCGAATCGACAAATACGCAAGAACCTGCGTGCGACCCTGCAAAACCGAGGCTGCTTGAAAAGTAAAGCCGGCGGTTTTGCTGTTTTTTTGATGAAGCTGCGAATCGATTTGGCACCTGCAAGTTTGCACAGCCTTTTTCATGCGATTATAATTCAGAATATATAGAAAATCTAAAGACTGTTTGGAGGGCTTTTTCGTGCAAGTCAGAAAAATAAAGGATTCAGATGCCAAAAGCTATCTCAAACTCTGTGAAACGATCGATGAAGAATCTGAATTCATGCTGTTTG
Coding sequences within it:
- a CDS encoding DMT family transporter, with protein sequence MSWLLVIAAGFLEVVWASGLKHADSFVDWLMIFVLIAVSFIMLIRSYRNIPMASAYTVFVGIGTAGTYVTGIFMGETFSGGQIFFLIVLLGGIIGMKMFTKENNAQSGGDE
- a CDS encoding YxeA family protein translates to MIIFAAFLSGCNLNRVGTDEYYVHITGNGEEDTSKFDDGEEYSVFKYELAGFDEDGQEKTMEFTADKNLRIGAFLRLFYSENKGVKSWEEVDKDDIPAKAKEQLGVKN
- a CDS encoding manganese catalase family protein is translated as MFFHIKELQYHAKPDKPDPLFAKKLQEILGGQFGEISVALQYLFQGWSVRGNGKYKDLLMDTGAEELAHIEMLATMIARLLDGAPVGDLEKAAKDPVIGAILGGMNPQHAIVSGLGAMPADSVGNRWTADYIIASGNLLADFRANLNAESQGRLQAVRLYEETTDRGVKDMLSWLIARDTMHQNQWLAAIKELEAKENVVVPSTFPRNLEKREVSHVLFNFSRGNESAAGRWAKGPSMDGEGVFQYVEHPQPLAKKPVLRPAPPYIHDTPPSVIQHHRDDVLPPNLY
- a CDS encoding TetR family transcriptional regulator, which gives rise to MSKQTSGKYEKILQAAIEVISEKGLDKASISDIVKKAGTAQGTFYLYFSSKNALIPAIAENLLTHSLDHIKSKVDGTMSFWTALDIMIDETFNMTELHQDIIVLCYSGLAFDHSMEKWEAIYQPYYSWLEGLIEKAVEKNEVIPAINVRWTARTIINFVENTAERYYIGAENDEELSVFKKEIFTFLKRSIGTK
- a CDS encoding redoxin domain-containing protein, yielding MLVNFWGAFCTPCKEEMPVMQKAYDRFKGDGFEIIAVNVRESKGAVKSFVDRHGLTFPVALDQSAEVYRSWEMYYLPASIFINREGRA
- a CDS encoding DMT family transporter — translated: MPWMFLVISGIEEVIAAIAMKYVDGTRKKWPIIVMVLGFGLSFFCLSKAMQMLSAGVAYAVWTGIGSIGITAVSLFWFKERIRAPQLISLGFIIIGVIGLRLTSS
- the speG gene encoding spermidine N1-acetyltransferase; translated protein: MINQLKLRPLEREDLPFVHRLNNDAKIMSYWFEEPYETFVELQDLFDKHIHDQSERRFIIEKETEMIGLVELVEIDYIHRRAEFQIIIDPEHQGNGYSSSATYLAMNYAFSVLNLHKLYLIVDEDNAKAIHLYKKAGFTIESELQDEFFVDGYYRNAIRMCIFQDEFLSLKKSKEEGMQG
- a CDS encoding DUF2935 domain-containing protein, translated to MKTYKETAVFEHTFWLQVLGDHARFILDSLAEREKNDIQKAKQFKQAFDVLLKKVNASPDLYSLTLEAEEYALQFRKFKLFIIKRHLTGDIKIHLSPTFINHMVNELEEHLLVLKYLKKREAPPVFHELHHHMLWLMDAAGHAGAIADDLDAVEKRLKEKSREFVKHFEQFYIKSVELTGYLRANVESFPALRRMNKDVKLEIELFRTFLKEVEELELTDQMLGTFSALMADHMMREECYYLMKIAESTNTQEPACDPAKPRLLEK